A stretch of Paenibacillus mucilaginosus 3016 DNA encodes these proteins:
- a CDS encoding pentapeptide repeat-containing protein, with amino-acid sequence MFQYIDQEYTEVDFSQRDLREGELRGCVFIRCRFRGAQLDEIETTGCQFVECDFTGATFNASMHERSAFTNCKFGGANLFVSKFRECKMIGSDFAKAQLDGITIEQGDWSYTNLRQTNLGKQDLRNVKFMEADLSECNLEKANLREADLTRALLGRARLSGSDLRGAKMDGVDFRAMDVKGARMDLAQAAALARAYGARID; translated from the coding sequence ATGTTTCAATATATAGACCAGGAATACACCGAAGTGGATTTCAGCCAGAGGGATCTGCGTGAAGGAGAGCTGAGAGGCTGCGTGTTTATTCGCTGCCGGTTTCGCGGCGCCCAGCTCGATGAGATCGAAACGACAGGTTGTCAGTTCGTGGAGTGTGATTTTACCGGCGCCACCTTCAATGCTTCGATGCATGAGCGGTCTGCATTCACCAACTGCAAGTTCGGCGGAGCCAATTTGTTTGTAAGCAAGTTTCGGGAATGCAAAATGATCGGCTCCGATTTTGCCAAGGCCCAGCTCGACGGCATTACCATTGAACAGGGGGACTGGTCTTATACGAACCTGCGGCAGACCAATCTCGGCAAGCAGGATCTCCGGAACGTGAAGTTCATGGAGGCCGATTTGTCGGAGTGTAATCTCGAAAAAGCGAACCTGCGGGAGGCTGATCTGACACGCGCCCTGTTGGGACGCGCCCGGCTTTCGGGTTCGGACCTGAGAGGTGCCAAGATGGATGGCGTAGATTTCAGAGCCATGGATGTGAAGGGAGCCCGAATGGACTTGGCCCAAGCGGCGGCTCTGGCCCGTGCCTATGGCGCCCGTATTGATTAG
- a CDS encoding S8 family serine peptidase has translation MENYSFLKKISAASLAFAVLSTTAFTQAFAAPSDSSVIHRLTPEGSPSKTLPNGHTVYISPKLKNKTKSGEEVRVIVQLSGQPVAVGKYAAKQGISSFTNESAESTIAQEQNTFVSGAKNKGIGMKVNYRYNTVLNGLEISVPANQIPELAKLPGVKSIHESATYYPIPVSSPVSMETDNPNYDIAPLKQIGVDAAWVKGYTGKGLKVGVIDTGVDYLHPDLKGAYKGGYDSFEQDADPYEEPPLSPAEDPYGTGFEGTSHGTHVSGTIVGRAANPTSDIVQKGVAYEADLYVYKVLGRNPETGRASGSSAQVIDGIERAVKDGMNVINLSLGSDAEKDVNSPDVVAINNAVLGGVIAVIANGNAADDGPYYYSLGSPATSQLAISVGAVTSPTNHYTATVTEAAYAAGSTVIGAAYAAYDLNVMAWETGQENFASLIGTEPTDVVYAGLGAEADFEGKDVAGKVVLVSRGSFAFVDKISSAKARGAKAVIIFNGNAAAGDAAAADLSESVPGRDGHIGSAAFLGDGFDFVPTFDMKGTEGRALARKALASPNHTLKLAFGAEYPKTSSAGDTMATFSSRGPNVDADLSIKPDVVAPGVSVLSTWPAFGKFDPGASYQRAYNRINGTSMATPHVAGLALLLKQQHPTWSTSDIRAALANTADSIHDENGTLYDVYSQGAGRANVANAIQTPALIKTIEPITILDKYWNPKAVTNYGSSVSFGLVQPGKTVQKELEIKNLSKQPLSYSAKVVLHPSVTSDPTAPTATPDVNNLNVQLIGIPASGKLSPAPGTAKRFYLSVTPKSGAAQGVYEGEVVMESAGLPTLHLPFAVHVGSEKPSTGFGIQELEQTESVIYPGNSEDLPVSTDLSFRLSAKDINVVDLWAVGLDDVPIGIIDSLSNLSGSGQPRLLEPGVYSFEGIDGSYVDGEQDADGSLVVKHLEAGTYKLLLRAQLVDSLGNPLGGSVYEAYSSLRLSDSESDRVARAKDAFKAKVVNTRIIGQPVLQLPVTEGIVYKVTNSTSKAYIDNSGLLKLIPSSGIVNVELTVTISSAKDPSIKTTVKVPVVLSKVSVSQKTTSGSAAAQ, from the coding sequence TTGGAAAATTACAGTTTTTTGAAAAAAATATCCGCTGCTTCCCTAGCCTTCGCTGTTCTCAGCACCACCGCATTCACTCAAGCCTTCGCAGCCCCGTCGGATTCATCGGTCATTCACCGCCTTACACCGGAAGGCTCTCCTTCCAAGACGCTGCCAAACGGTCATACCGTGTACATCTCCCCCAAGCTCAAAAACAAAACGAAGTCCGGCGAGGAAGTCCGCGTCATCGTCCAGCTCAGCGGACAGCCTGTGGCCGTCGGCAAATATGCGGCGAAGCAGGGGATTTCTTCTTTCACCAATGAATCCGCGGAATCCACCATCGCGCAGGAGCAAAACACCTTTGTCTCCGGTGCCAAGAACAAGGGGATCGGCATGAAGGTCAACTACCGGTACAACACGGTGCTGAACGGACTCGAAATCTCCGTGCCTGCAAATCAGATTCCCGAGCTCGCCAAGCTGCCGGGCGTAAAATCGATTCATGAAAGCGCAACCTACTATCCGATCCCGGTGTCCAGCCCCGTGAGCATGGAGACCGACAACCCGAATTATGATATCGCCCCGCTGAAACAGATCGGAGTGGATGCCGCGTGGGTCAAGGGATATACAGGCAAGGGGCTGAAAGTGGGCGTCATCGATACGGGGGTCGACTACCTTCACCCGGACCTCAAAGGCGCCTATAAAGGCGGCTACGATTCCTTCGAGCAGGATGCCGATCCGTACGAAGAACCGCCCCTCTCCCCGGCGGAGGACCCGTACGGCACGGGCTTCGAGGGCACCTCGCACGGAACGCACGTCTCGGGCACAATCGTGGGTCGGGCGGCCAATCCGACGTCGGACATCGTACAGAAAGGCGTAGCGTACGAAGCCGATCTGTACGTGTACAAAGTGCTTGGGCGCAACCCCGAGACGGGCAGAGCCTCCGGTTCTTCCGCCCAGGTGATCGACGGAATCGAGCGCGCCGTGAAGGACGGGATGAACGTCATCAACCTCTCCCTCGGCTCCGATGCCGAGAAGGACGTCAATTCGCCGGATGTCGTCGCCATCAACAACGCGGTGCTCGGCGGCGTTATCGCCGTCATCGCCAACGGCAACGCTGCCGATGACGGTCCTTATTACTATTCGCTGGGATCCCCGGCCACTTCCCAGCTTGCGATCTCGGTCGGTGCCGTGACCAGCCCGACGAATCACTACACGGCTACGGTTACCGAAGCAGCGTATGCCGCTGGCTCCACGGTCATCGGAGCGGCTTATGCCGCCTACGACCTCAATGTGATGGCATGGGAAACCGGCCAGGAAAACTTCGCTTCGCTGATCGGCACGGAGCCGACGGACGTCGTGTACGCCGGTCTGGGAGCGGAAGCCGACTTCGAGGGCAAGGATGTCGCCGGCAAAGTCGTTCTGGTCTCCCGCGGTTCGTTCGCATTCGTTGACAAGATCAGCAGCGCCAAGGCAAGAGGAGCCAAAGCCGTTATCATCTTCAACGGCAATGCGGCGGCCGGTGATGCCGCTGCCGCCGACCTGTCCGAATCCGTGCCGGGACGTGACGGCCACATCGGCTCCGCCGCCTTCCTCGGCGACGGTTTCGACTTCGTACCGACCTTCGATATGAAAGGAACGGAAGGCCGGGCGCTGGCCCGCAAAGCGCTGGCATCACCGAACCACACTCTGAAGCTGGCCTTCGGAGCAGAGTACCCGAAGACCTCCTCCGCCGGTGACACGATGGCCACCTTCAGCTCGCGGGGTCCGAATGTGGATGCGGATCTAAGCATTAAGCCGGATGTCGTCGCCCCCGGGGTCAGCGTTCTCTCCACCTGGCCGGCCTTCGGCAAGTTCGATCCGGGCGCATCCTACCAGCGCGCCTACAACCGGATCAACGGCACCAGCATGGCTACACCGCACGTAGCGGGACTCGCCCTGCTGCTCAAGCAGCAGCACCCGACCTGGTCCACCTCCGACATCCGGGCGGCTCTTGCCAATACGGCGGACAGCATCCATGATGAGAACGGCACTCTGTATGACGTGTACTCCCAGGGTGCAGGCCGTGCTAATGTGGCGAATGCGATCCAAACGCCGGCTTTAATCAAGACCATCGAGCCGATTACGATTCTCGACAAGTACTGGAATCCCAAGGCCGTGACCAACTACGGCTCTTCGGTCAGCTTCGGGCTCGTACAGCCGGGCAAAACCGTGCAGAAAGAGCTTGAAATCAAGAACCTATCGAAGCAGCCTTTGTCCTACTCGGCCAAAGTGGTCCTGCATCCGTCCGTGACATCAGACCCCACCGCACCTACGGCGACGCCGGACGTCAACAACCTGAATGTCCAGCTGATTGGTATTCCGGCAAGCGGCAAGCTGTCTCCGGCGCCGGGAACCGCTAAGCGCTTCTATCTCTCCGTCACGCCAAAATCGGGTGCAGCCCAAGGCGTATATGAGGGTGAAGTCGTGATGGAAAGCGCAGGTCTGCCGACGCTGCATCTGCCTTTCGCCGTCCATGTCGGCTCGGAGAAACCGTCGACGGGCTTCGGCATCCAGGAGCTCGAGCAGACCGAGAGCGTCATCTATCCGGGGAACAGCGAAGACCTGCCGGTATCCACGGACCTTTCCTTCCGCCTGTCGGCCAAGGATATCAATGTCGTCGACCTGTGGGCTGTCGGCCTGGATGACGTGCCGATCGGCATCATCGACAGTCTCTCCAACCTCAGCGGCAGCGGCCAGCCCCGTCTGCTCGAGCCGGGAGTCTACAGCTTCGAGGGAATTGACGGGTCGTACGTCGACGGGGAACAGGATGCGGACGGCAGCCTTGTCGTGAAGCATCTCGAAGCGGGAACCTATAAGCTCCTGCTCCGCGCCCAGCTCGTCGACTCGCTCGGCAACCCGCTCGGAGGCAGCGTCTATGAGGCTTACAGCTCCCTGCGTCTCTCCGATTCGGAGAGTGACCGGGTAGCCCGGGCCAAGGATGCTTTCAAGGCCAAGGTCGTCAATACCCGCATCATCGGCCAGCCGGTTCTCCAACTGCCGGTGACTGAAGGCATCGTGTATAAAGTAACCAACAGCACCAGCAAGGCCTATATCGATAACAGCGGCCTACTGAAGCTGATTCCGTCGAGCGGCATTGTGAATGTGGAGCTGACCGTCACGATCTCGTCCGCCAAGGACCCCTCGATTAAGACGACCGTGAAGGTGCCTGTCGTGCTCAGCAAGGTCAGTGTGTCTCAGAAGACGACTTCCGGTTCGGCAGCAGCCCAATAA
- a CDS encoding fibronectin type III domain-containing protein translates to MMYRAIQARRSTGFRTLTFLLIAALLLSLTPLTGLAADRGAWAPGVAYQTNDTASYSGKIYTVLQSHTSQIGWEPPNVPALWKETAGGGTGSDTQAPAAPAGLRVNGTTSSSVSLSWTAATDNVAVTGYDIYRGSVLAGSVSGSTLSFTNTGLAAGTYSFTVKAKDAAGNVSAASGAVSATVSGSGGSDTQAPSVPAGLKVTGTTSSSVSLSWTASTDNTGVTGYDVYRGTILAASVSGTTAIVTGLAASTSYTFTVKAKDAAGNVSAASSSISATTAASAGGTLPKRLLTGYWHNFINNSANLKLSQVPAAYDIIAVSFGEMDLANPGGVTFTVDPSLSSALGGYTDADLIHDIKAKQAQGKKVILSLGGEKGNVNLSSASPNVSNFVNSVSGLITKFGFDGIDIDLEHGFNVANLTSGVRQIQQKFGSGFILTMAPQTIDMQSQSSTYLQFYANVKDITTVINTQYYNSGCMLGRDGKCYSQGTVDFLTALSDVALQWVSDSQLGLGLPAVPSAAGGGYVSPAVVNDALNCLATGNSCGSYKPAQKYPNIRGAMTWSINWDSTNGYNFANTVRPFLNSMP, encoded by the coding sequence ATGATGTATCGAGCCATTCAGGCACGCAGGTCCACTGGGTTTAGAACGCTGACCTTTCTGCTGATCGCGGCTTTACTGCTGAGTTTGACCCCCTTGACGGGCTTGGCGGCTGACCGGGGCGCTTGGGCCCCGGGCGTTGCTTACCAGACCAATGATACGGCTTCCTACAGCGGCAAAATATATACGGTACTGCAGTCCCATACCTCGCAAATCGGATGGGAACCGCCGAACGTCCCTGCGCTTTGGAAAGAAACCGCAGGGGGCGGCACCGGAAGCGACACCCAGGCACCTGCTGCGCCTGCCGGCCTGAGAGTGAACGGCACCACGTCTTCCAGCGTCAGCTTGTCGTGGACGGCTGCGACGGATAATGTCGCCGTCACCGGATATGACATCTACCGTGGTTCAGTGCTCGCCGGCAGTGTATCCGGGAGTACGCTGAGCTTTACGAACACGGGGCTGGCCGCGGGCACCTACAGCTTCACGGTCAAGGCTAAGGATGCGGCAGGCAATGTATCGGCCGCAAGCGGCGCAGTCAGTGCGACCGTATCGGGCAGCGGCGGAAGTGATACGCAGGCGCCCAGCGTACCGGCTGGGCTCAAGGTGACGGGGACGACCTCCTCGAGCGTGAGCTTGTCCTGGACCGCGTCGACGGACAATACGGGCGTCACCGGGTATGATGTATACCGCGGTACGATACTGGCGGCTTCCGTCAGCGGCACGACTGCTATAGTAACAGGCCTTGCGGCGAGCACGTCCTACACCTTCACCGTCAAAGCCAAGGATGCGGCGGGCAATGTATCAGCCGCTTCCTCGAGCATCAGCGCTACGACCGCAGCCTCTGCCGGCGGGACGCTGCCGAAGCGGCTTCTGACAGGCTACTGGCACAACTTCATCAACAACTCCGCCAATCTGAAGTTGAGCCAGGTGCCGGCGGCCTACGATATTATCGCCGTCAGCTTCGGCGAAATGGATCTTGCCAACCCGGGCGGCGTAACGTTCACGGTGGACCCGAGTCTCTCGTCGGCACTCGGCGGCTATACGGATGCCGACTTGATCCATGACATTAAAGCCAAGCAGGCCCAGGGCAAGAAGGTGATCCTGTCGCTTGGCGGCGAGAAGGGCAACGTGAACCTGAGCAGCGCTTCGCCGAATGTAAGCAACTTCGTCAATTCCGTGTCCGGACTTATCACCAAATTCGGTTTTGACGGGATCGACATCGACTTGGAGCACGGGTTTAACGTCGCCAATCTGACAAGCGGCGTGCGTCAAATTCAGCAGAAATTCGGATCCGGCTTCATTCTTACGATGGCTCCGCAGACGATTGATATGCAGAGCCAGAGTTCGACCTACCTGCAGTTCTATGCCAACGTCAAAGATATTACGACGGTAATCAATACCCAGTATTACAACTCCGGCTGCATGCTCGGCCGTGACGGCAAGTGCTACTCCCAGGGGACGGTCGACTTCCTGACGGCACTCTCGGATGTGGCGCTTCAATGGGTATCCGATTCGCAGCTGGGTCTTGGTCTGCCCGCGGTGCCTTCGGCCGCCGGCGGCGGGTATGTTTCCCCGGCCGTTGTGAATGATGCGTTGAACTGTCTGGCGACAGGGAACAGCTGCGGAAGCTATAAGCCTGCGCAGAAGTACCCCAATATCCGAGGAGCTATGACCTGGTCGATCAACTGGGATTCCACGAACGGATACAATTTTGCCAATACCGTCAGACCCTTCCTGAATTCGATGCCGTAA